A part of Acipenser ruthenus chromosome 12, fAciRut3.2 maternal haplotype, whole genome shotgun sequence genomic DNA contains:
- the LOC117417375 gene encoding transcription termination factor 4, mitochondrial-like, with translation MLQGGLCCQAYRRSMRSRGKQVLRWASLFRIQRLSFSESRHPLVLRKCGQEPQQALQRQLCSSLRSGPQLACSRDKDRPETPSQELQDKLKLLSGGTPGSCAHEETIRSLMDLGFTEDQVIQLCEGASSQTPPLSTQGLSTLSTLTTLGLNPSSILRVLEKCPELSRINGNQLQQRIDSLRKLGLLEGSLQRVVSHCPHILTLTPKRLGTAVRFLREECQFTGQQVTEILRSAPATLLEENRQLQYKFQYAYFRMGIQHTDMVKSGLFRVPLEEIRARHVFLERLGVYETPDKKGQTRIINPKLKDFLGASEDFLTKVARASPDEFEVFRKLLTRELEEEKEGQEENSDSEEEEAEEGYESEDSEQTEYRK, from the exons ATGTTGCAAGGAGGATTGTGTTGTCAGGCGTACAGACGGAGCATGCGCAGCCGCGGAAAACAG GTGCTGAGGTGGGCCTCCCTCTTCAGAATCCAGCGACTATCGTTCTCAGAATCTCGGCACCCCCTGGTTCTGAGAAAATGTGGCCAGGAGCCCCAACAAGCCCTGCAACGCCAACTCTGCTCCTCCCTTCGCAGCGGACCCCAGCTTGCATGCAGCCGGGACAAGGATAGACCTGAGACCCCCTCACAGGAGCTTCAGGATAAGCTGAAGCTCCTCAGTGGGGGCACCCCAGGGAGCTGTGCTCATGAGGAGACCATCCGCTCGCTAATGGACTTGGGGTTCACTGAGGATCAGGTGATCCAGCTGTGTGAGGGAGCCTCTAGCCAGACACCCCCCCTGAGCACACAGGGCCTGTCCACACTCTCAACCCTCACCACCCTGGGCTTAAACCCCAGCAGCATCCTGCGGGTCCTGGAAAAGTGTCCTGAGCTCTCACGCATCAATGGGAACCAGCTCCAGCAACGCATTGACAGCCTAAGGAAGCTGGGCCTTCTAGAAG GCAGCCTGCAGCGGGTAGTGTCTCACTGCCCCCACATCCTCACCCTCACCCCCAAGCGCTTAGGCACCGCGGTGCGCTTCCTGCGGGAGGAGTGTCAGTTCACAGGACAGCAGGTGACAGAGATCCTGCGCAGCGCCCCCGCCACACTGCTGGAGGAGAACCGCCAACTCCAGTACAAATTCCAG TACGCCTATTTCCGGATGGGGATCCAGCACACAGACATGGTGAAGTCAGGGCTCTTCAGGGTCCCCCTGGAGGAGATCCGTGCAAGGCACGTTTTCCTGGAGAGGCTGGGGGTGTACGAGACTCCCGACAAAAAGGGTCAAACCCGCATCATCAACCCCAAGCTGAAGGACTTCCTGGGGGCCTCAGAGGACTTCCTGACCAAGGTGGCCAGGGCTTCGCCTGACGAGTTTGAGGTCTTCAGGAAACTCCTGACACGCGAGctagaggaggagaaggaggggcaGGAGGAGAACTCTGACAGTGAAGAAGAGGAAGCCGAGGAGGGGTACGAGAGTGAGGACAGTGAGCAGACTGAGTACCGAAAGTAA